Proteins encoded by one window of Flagellimonas lutaonensis:
- a CDS encoding UvrD-helicase domain-containing protein: MYNASAGSGKTYQLAKNYLGLLLDPKRRVGHRHLLAITFTNKAVGEMKERILGNLQLFSELDDLGANSMACELCEELSISIDELRERSKNVLKIVLHNYSLFEVSTIDRVTHNIIRTFARDLKISQGFEVTLETDLLLEEAVSRTLGRAGIDEGLTEFLMDFSLEKIEDDKSWNIFKDLFDMGKLLFEEVHAHHLKKLKNKSLDDFRQLQQKLKTDICTKEQQIQKAADKALDIIASNSLAFSDFTGGYFPKFMQTLQEGNFNVNFNAAWKQDFREKPLYNKSAPQGIKDVLDTLHEAFAEIFDQIKHRFWERSFLKNCYKNLVPMSVLNEISKEVKSIQAERDILPISDFNSIIAETIKDEPVPFIYERLGEKFRHYFIDEFQDTSAMQWQNLIPLIANALEGANEEQQKGSLTLLGDVKQSIYRWRGGEAEQFLRLINGEEAPFVVKPSINDLVSNWRSHDEIIAFNNSFFAHASKFLINGSYRQLYEGATQQQSRSKKGGFVEISFLEKKEDLDPYCVKTLEIIGQVTDKGHNYSDICILVRDNKKAAQMATFLTAQNVPLVSPDSLLLKNNGEVRFLLALLQWLENPKDKESCYDILVFLFAQKKELHDCLVPHLSSLETHLAETYGFDRKALSSKSTYDILELAIAKFGLHGPSDGYLFSLLDEAFMVQGKQGPQITSFLEHWRLKEDSLSLTSPSGVDAVQIMTIHKAKGLEFEIVIFPYADAKLIDGKAKKLWVSVEAEKFLGFDRLLLSSNKMMTHFGESVANIYQEEQEKTQLDAYNVLYVAMTRAVKALYILSSAEVSSQTETYSGLFKNFLDEKGLWQDNQLTYTFGNLTGQTEKHSPKDRENVPLMPTAIEYSTLKRALSHMALASPKRKKALAKGNLLHNAMSQIRYRNEIPETIKRIQSQSDLSKEDVEFLQQKIDEIVNHEELRAFFMDNLEVFNEQDIIGPDNQLMRPDRIVIKEGVASVIDYKTGNPSKSHQDQLQAYAQILADMGLTIENKVLIYINDSITPIFV, from the coding sequence ATATATAATGCTTCAGCTGGTTCTGGCAAGACCTATCAACTTGCCAAAAACTACTTGGGATTATTGTTAGACCCCAAGCGGCGCGTGGGCCATCGGCACTTACTCGCCATCACTTTTACCAACAAGGCCGTTGGCGAAATGAAAGAGCGCATTTTGGGCAACCTACAGCTTTTCTCTGAACTGGATGATTTAGGGGCGAACAGTATGGCGTGCGAACTCTGCGAAGAGCTTTCGATATCTATCGATGAGCTGAGAGAACGCTCGAAAAACGTTTTGAAAATCGTGTTGCACAACTATTCGCTGTTCGAGGTTTCGACCATCGACCGGGTAACCCATAACATCATCAGAACCTTTGCCCGCGATCTAAAGATTTCGCAGGGTTTTGAGGTGACCCTCGAAACGGATCTGTTGCTGGAGGAGGCCGTTTCCCGTACTCTCGGCAGGGCCGGTATTGATGAAGGTCTTACGGAATTTTTGATGGACTTCTCTTTGGAGAAAATAGAAGATGACAAGAGCTGGAATATTTTTAAAGACCTCTTTGATATGGGGAAACTGTTGTTTGAAGAGGTTCATGCCCATCACTTAAAAAAGTTGAAAAACAAGTCGTTGGATGATTTCAGGCAGCTTCAGCAAAAACTGAAGACCGACATCTGCACAAAAGAGCAACAGATTCAAAAGGCGGCCGACAAGGCGCTGGATATTATTGCATCGAACAGTTTGGCGTTTTCAGACTTTACCGGGGGCTACTTTCCAAAATTTATGCAAACATTACAAGAAGGCAATTTCAATGTCAATTTTAATGCCGCATGGAAACAAGACTTCCGCGAGAAGCCCCTTTATAACAAAAGTGCCCCCCAAGGCATTAAGGATGTACTCGACACCCTTCATGAAGCCTTCGCGGAAATCTTTGACCAAATCAAACATAGGTTCTGGGAGCGCTCCTTTCTAAAAAATTGCTATAAGAACCTAGTGCCCATGAGCGTTCTGAACGAAATTTCCAAAGAGGTGAAAAGCATTCAGGCCGAACGTGACATACTGCCAATCTCTGATTTTAACTCCATTATCGCCGAGACCATCAAAGACGAACCCGTGCCCTTTATCTATGAACGCCTGGGCGAAAAGTTCAGGCACTATTTTATAGATGAATTTCAAGACACCTCTGCCATGCAATGGCAAAACCTGATCCCGTTGATCGCCAATGCCCTTGAGGGTGCAAACGAAGAGCAACAAAAGGGATCGTTGACCTTGTTGGGTGATGTAAAGCAATCGATTTATCGATGGCGGGGTGGCGAGGCCGAGCAATTCTTAAGGCTTATCAATGGCGAAGAAGCGCCGTTTGTGGTAAAGCCTTCGATAAACGATCTTGTCTCGAATTGGCGTAGCCATGATGAAATCATAGCCTTTAACAACTCGTTCTTCGCCCATGCTTCCAAATTTCTGATCAATGGTTCGTACCGTCAATTGTACGAAGGCGCCACCCAGCAGCAATCCCGATCAAAAAAGGGCGGTTTTGTTGAAATCTCCTTCCTTGAAAAAAAAGAAGACCTAGACCCCTATTGCGTCAAAACCCTTGAGATCATTGGGCAAGTAACTGACAAAGGCCATAATTACAGCGATATTTGCATTCTGGTAAGGGACAATAAGAAAGCGGCCCAGATGGCCACCTTTTTAACAGCGCAAAACGTTCCATTGGTATCGCCAGACTCTTTGTTGCTCAAAAACAATGGGGAGGTACGCTTTCTATTGGCCTTGCTCCAATGGCTCGAAAACCCCAAAGACAAAGAATCGTGCTATGATATTTTGGTGTTTTTGTTCGCACAAAAAAAAGAACTGCACGATTGTTTGGTACCACACTTGTCTTCCCTTGAAACACATCTTGCGGAAACCTATGGATTTGACCGAAAAGCCTTGTCTTCAAAATCCACATATGATATACTGGAGCTTGCCATAGCCAAATTTGGCCTTCACGGGCCCTCTGATGGGTATCTCTTTTCCTTGCTTGATGAGGCCTTTATGGTACAGGGCAAACAGGGGCCACAAATCACGTCGTTTCTTGAGCATTGGCGATTAAAAGAAGATTCCCTCAGTCTGACCTCGCCCTCTGGTGTCGATGCCGTGCAGATCATGACCATCCACAAGGCCAAAGGGCTCGAGTTTGAGATAGTCATATTTCCCTATGCCGATGCCAAATTGATAGATGGCAAGGCCAAAAAACTGTGGGTATCCGTAGAGGCCGAGAAATTTCTGGGCTTTGATCGCCTCTTGTTGAGTTCGAACAAGATGATGACCCATTTTGGGGAGAGCGTGGCAAACATCTACCAAGAAGAGCAGGAAAAGACCCAACTAGATGCTTACAACGTGCTGTATGTAGCCATGACCAGGGCTGTAAAAGCGCTATACATACTGTCTTCTGCGGAGGTCTCATCACAAACAGAAACCTATTCGGGACTTTTCAAAAACTTTTTGGACGAAAAAGGCCTTTGGCAAGACAACCAGCTTACATATACTTTCGGAAATCTTACCGGGCAAACAGAAAAACATTCCCCGAAAGACCGGGAGAACGTTCCGTTAATGCCCACCGCAATAGAGTATTCGACCCTAAAAAGGGCACTATCGCATATGGCCTTGGCATCTCCTAAGAGAAAAAAGGCCCTGGCCAAGGGCAATCTGTTACACAATGCCATGAGCCAAATCAGGTATCGGAATGAAATCCCTGAAACCATTAAAAGAATCCAATCGCAGAGCGACCTATCCAAAGAAGACGTTGAATTCCTACAACAAAAGATAGACGAGATCGTCAACCATGAAGAACTTAGGGCTTTTTTCATGGATAATCTAGAGGTATTTAACGAGCAAGATATCATTGGTCCAGACAACCAGTTGATGCGGCCGGACCGAATTGTCATTAAAGAGGGGGTTGCTTCCGTGATTGACTACAAAACGGGCAATCCCTCAAAGAGCCATCAAGACCAATTGCAGGCCTATGCCCAAATCTTGGCCGATATGGGGCTGACCATTGAAAATAAGGTGTTGATATATATTAATGATTCGATAACCCCGATATTTGTCTAA
- a CDS encoding viroplasmin family protein, translating into MAKKKFYVVWKGKHPGIYESWDDCKAQIAGIKGAQYKSFATFQEAKKAYNSNYLEYKGKKKGKPKLSQEELLKIGEPNYHSIAVDAASSGNPGVMEYQGVDTKTKKVLFKQGPFREGTNNIGEFLAIVHGLAFLKNQKSDRIIYSDSRIAIGWVRKKKCGTKLKPSKKNQKVFELIARAEEWLKTNRYNTPIVKWETAAWGEIPADFGRK; encoded by the coding sequence ATGGCTAAGAAGAAGTTTTATGTGGTCTGGAAAGGAAAGCATCCTGGCATTTATGAGTCATGGGATGATTGCAAGGCACAGATAGCTGGCATCAAAGGGGCGCAGTACAAGTCTTTTGCAACCTTTCAGGAAGCAAAAAAGGCCTATAACAGCAACTATCTTGAATATAAGGGAAAGAAAAAAGGGAAACCCAAGCTCTCACAAGAAGAGCTCTTGAAAATAGGGGAGCCCAACTACCACTCCATCGCCGTTGATGCCGCCTCAAGTGGCAATCCAGGTGTTATGGAGTATCAAGGCGTGGACACCAAAACAAAGAAGGTATTGTTCAAACAGGGTCCTTTCAGGGAGGGAACCAACAACATTGGTGAATTTTTGGCCATTGTACATGGTCTTGCATTCCTAAAAAACCAGAAAAGCGACCGCATTATTTATTCCGATTCGAGAATTGCCATTGGCTGGGTGCGTAAAAAAAAGTGTGGCACCAAGTTGAAGCCCTCGAAAAAGAACCAAAAAGTATTTGAGTTGATTGCCCGCGCCGAAGAATGGCTGAAGACCAACCGATACAACACCCCGATCGTCAAATGGGAAACCGCTGCCTGGGGTGAAATTCCAGCAGATTTTGGCCGGAAATAA
- a CDS encoding amidophosphoribosyltransferase → MSDAIKHECGISLIRLLKPLEYYQEKYGSAFYGVNKMYLMMEKQHNRGQDGAGFASIKLNMDPGERYMSRVRSAQQQPIQDIFDQINARINTAISENPDHADDVAWQKKNIPYIGELLLGHVRYGTFGKNSIESVHPFLRQNNWMHRNLIVAGNFNMTNVDELFGNLVELGQHPKEMADTVTVMEKIGHFLDDAVAKLYKQIKKEGFNKREASPLIAERLNVAKVLRKSSKNWDGGYTMAGLLGHGDAFVLRDPAGIRPAYHYQDDEIVVVASERPAIQTVFNVPYEGVKELDPGHAIIIKKDGGVSVKEIIEPVEKRACSFERIYFSRGSDKEIYEERKRLGQLVFPQILQAVDGDLLNTVFSYIPNTAETSFFGMVKEAQNYLNKKKEDQILALGPGITKEQLHEILDIRPRIEKVAIKDAKLRTFITQDSSRDDLVAHVYDVTYGSVKETDNLVIIDDSIVRGTTLKKSILRMLDRLNPKKIVVVSSAPQIRYPDCYGIDMAKLEDFVAFKAALALHKEQGCMHLVDEIYYKCKDQIESKEKAPINYVQDFYKPFTADQISDKIAEMLSSEDVKAEVKIIYQTIENLHAACPQNLGDWYFTGNYPTAGGNKVVNRAFVNFYEGKNQRAYSEITI, encoded by the coding sequence ATGAGCGATGCCATTAAGCACGAATGCGGAATTTCATTGATACGCCTGCTAAAGCCCCTAGAATATTATCAAGAAAAATACGGGTCTGCCTTTTACGGTGTCAACAAGATGTATTTGATGATGGAAAAACAGCACAACCGTGGGCAAGACGGCGCAGGGTTTGCCAGCATCAAATTGAACATGGACCCAGGTGAGAGGTATATGAGCAGGGTGCGTTCGGCACAGCAGCAGCCCATTCAAGATATTTTTGACCAGATCAATGCCCGTATCAATACCGCAATAAGCGAGAACCCCGATCACGCTGATGATGTGGCCTGGCAAAAAAAGAACATTCCCTATATCGGCGAACTATTGTTGGGCCATGTTCGCTATGGCACCTTTGGCAAGAACAGCATTGAAAGTGTGCACCCGTTCTTGAGACAGAACAATTGGATGCACCGAAACCTCATCGTGGCGGGCAACTTTAATATGACCAATGTAGATGAGCTCTTCGGAAATCTAGTCGAATTGGGGCAACACCCAAAAGAAATGGCCGATACGGTGACCGTAATGGAAAAAATTGGTCACTTCTTGGATGATGCAGTGGCCAAATTGTACAAACAAATCAAGAAAGAAGGTTTTAACAAACGTGAGGCCTCGCCCTTGATCGCCGAGCGGCTGAACGTGGCCAAGGTTTTGCGAAAATCATCGAAAAATTGGGATGGCGGCTATACCATGGCCGGTCTTTTGGGCCATGGCGATGCCTTTGTGTTGAGAGATCCGGCCGGCATCAGACCTGCCTACCACTACCAAGACGATGAGATCGTGGTGGTTGCCTCAGAAAGACCGGCCATACAGACAGTTTTCAATGTTCCCTACGAGGGCGTAAAAGAACTAGACCCAGGACATGCCATCATCATCAAAAAAGATGGCGGTGTGTCGGTCAAAGAAATCATAGAACCGGTCGAGAAAAGGGCATGTTCGTTCGAACGGATCTATTTTTCGAGGGGCAGTGACAAAGAAATCTATGAAGAACGAAAAAGATTGGGGCAGTTGGTGTTTCCACAAATATTGCAGGCCGTCGATGGCGACCTGTTGAATACCGTGTTCTCATACATCCCCAACACGGCCGAAACGTCGTTTTTTGGTATGGTGAAAGAAGCCCAAAACTATTTGAACAAGAAAAAGGAAGACCAAATTTTGGCCTTGGGCCCGGGCATCACAAAAGAACAGCTCCACGAGATTCTTGATATTAGGCCACGTATTGAGAAAGTTGCCATTAAAGATGCCAAACTGCGAACTTTTATTACCCAAGACAGCAGCAGGGATGATCTGGTGGCCCACGTATACGATGTTACCTACGGCTCTGTCAAAGAAACGGATAACCTAGTCATTATTGACGATAGCATTGTACGGGGCACTACCTTGAAAAAAAGTATTCTCAGAATGCTGGATCGTTTAAACCCGAAGAAGATAGTAGTGGTTTCTTCGGCGCCCCAGATCAGGTATCCCGACTGTTATGGAATCGATATGGCCAAACTGGAAGATTTTGTTGCCTTCAAGGCCGCTTTGGCCCTTCACAAAGAACAGGGCTGCATGCACCTTGTCGACGAAATCTACTATAAGTGCAAAGACCAAATTGAGTCGAAGGAAAAAGCCCCTATCAATTACGTACAGGATTTTTATAAGCCATTTACCGCCGACCAGATTTCAGATAAAATCGCCGAGATGCTCAGTTCAGAAGACGTAAAGGCCGAGGTCAAGATCATCTATCAGACCATTGAAAACCTTCACGCGGCATGCCCGCAGAATTTGGGCGACTGGTATTTTACGGGCAACTATCCAACGGCCGGGGGCAACAAGGTTGTAAACCGCGCCTTTGTCAACTTTTACGAGGGAAAAAACCAAAGAGCGTACTCTGAAATTACCATTTGA
- a CDS encoding OmpA family protein — MKHLSKLVAIAVVFFGLNSIQAQDENNPWQVSIGANAIDVYPTGDVSSFGNEFFNVNDHWNIIPSVSYISVSRYVGDGFSVGARGSLNRIDKLGDVSVDDLSHYAIDGTIKYNFLKNTKLDPFLEVGGGYTWVDEIGAGTVNGGVGLNYWFSDNFGFTLQTQYKHAFEDYGVKHFQHLAGFSIKFGGTDTDGDSIYDKDDACPEVAGLEAFNGCPDSDGDGIEDAKDDCPNAAGLKELNGCPDADGDGVADKDDACPNEAGLESLAGCPDADGDGVADKDDECPNEAGPAENKGCPWPDGDGDGVLDKDDECPEVAGTVANNGCPEVTEEVQKQLNDYARTILFDTGKATLKPESTSVFVDIIRILNEYPNAKFTVEGHTDSVGSAKLNQQLSEKRANSVRDFLINEGIAADRLTAVGYGEDKPIATNNTRAGRAQNRRVEINLVK, encoded by the coding sequence ATGAAACATCTTAGCAAATTAGTAGCCATTGCGGTTGTCTTTTTTGGCTTGAACAGCATACAGGCTCAAGACGAGAATAACCCCTGGCAGGTAAGTATCGGTGCCAATGCTATCGACGTATACCCTACAGGTGATGTTAGCTCCTTTGGTAATGAGTTTTTCAATGTTAACGACCACTGGAATATTATTCCTTCGGTTTCGTACATTTCGGTTTCTCGCTATGTAGGTGATGGTTTCTCAGTTGGTGCTAGAGGATCACTTAACAGAATTGATAAGCTTGGAGATGTTAGCGTAGACGATTTGTCTCACTATGCCATTGATGGTACCATTAAGTACAACTTCTTGAAGAACACCAAACTAGACCCCTTCTTGGAAGTAGGTGGTGGTTATACTTGGGTTGACGAAATCGGTGCCGGTACCGTAAACGGTGGTGTTGGTTTGAACTACTGGTTCTCTGACAACTTTGGTTTCACGCTTCAAACACAATACAAGCACGCCTTTGAAGATTACGGCGTGAAGCACTTCCAGCACTTGGCCGGTTTCTCTATCAAGTTTGGAGGCACCGACACAGATGGTGATAGCATTTATGACAAAGATGATGCCTGCCCAGAGGTCGCTGGCCTTGAAGCATTCAACGGTTGCCCAGATTCAGATGGTGATGGTATCGAAGATGCCAAAGACGACTGTCCGAATGCTGCTGGTTTGAAAGAATTGAACGGTTGCCCAGATGCTGATGGTGACGGTGTTGCCGACAAAGACGATGCTTGTCCGAACGAGGCTGGTCTTGAGTCTTTGGCAGGATGCCCAGATGCTGATGGTGATGGTGTTGCCGATAAAGATGACGAGTGCCCTAACGAGGCCGGTCCTGCTGAGAACAAAGGTTGCCCATGGCCTGATGGTGATGGCGACGGCGTTCTTGACAAAGACGATGAGTGCCCAGAAGTTGCTGGTACTGTTGCCAACAACGGTTGCCCAGAAGTGACCGAAGAGGTTCAGAAGCAATTAAACGATTACGCCAGAACTATCTTGTTTGACACCGGTAAGGCAACCTTGAAGCCAGAATCTACTAGTGTATTTGTTGACATCATCAGGATTCTCAACGAATATCCTAACGCTAAGTTTACTGTTGAAGGACACACTGATAGCGTAGGTAGCGCTAAGTTGAACCAGCAACTTTCTGAGAAGAGAGCTAATTCAGTACGTGATTTCTTGATCAACGAAGGTATTGCTGCCGACAGATTGACTGCGGTTGGTTACGGTGAAGACAAGCCTATCGCCACCAACAACACCAGAGCAGGTAGAGCCCAGAACAGAAGGGTTGAAATCAACTTGGTGAAGTAA
- a CDS encoding superoxide dismutase, with translation MAFELPNLPYAYDALEPHIDARTMEIHHTKHHNGYTTKLNDAVKGTGLEGKSIEDILKNLDMSNSAVRNNGGGYFNHCLFWEVMSPNGGGNPSGELADAINDAFGSFDGFKDKFSAAAGSRFGSGWAWLCVHKGGKLEICSTPNQDNPLMPNTGCGGYPILGLDVWEHAYYLNYQNRRPDYISAFFNVINWDEVAKRYADNK, from the coding sequence ATGGCTTTTGAATTACCCAATTTGCCTTATGCCTATGATGCGTTGGAACCACATATCGATGCACGTACCATGGAAATTCACCATACCAAGCACCATAATGGCTATACCACAAAACTGAACGATGCCGTAAAAGGCACAGGCTTGGAGGGCAAGTCAATCGAGGATATCTTGAAGAATTTGGACATGTCGAACTCAGCGGTTCGAAACAATGGGGGCGGTTATTTTAACCACTGCCTTTTTTGGGAGGTAATGTCGCCTAACGGGGGCGGAAACCCATCTGGTGAACTGGCCGATGCCATCAACGATGCCTTTGGCTCTTTTGACGGGTTTAAAGACAAGTTCAGTGCTGCCGCAGGAAGCCGGTTCGGCTCAGGTTGGGCCTGGTTGTGTGTACACAAGGGCGGCAAGCTTGAAATTTGCTCTACCCCGAACCAAGACAACCCTTTGATGCCCAACACAGGATGTGGGGGGTATCCGATTTTGGGGCTTGATGTATGGGAGCATGCCTACTACCTGAACTATCAGAACAGACGACCTGATTATATCTCGGCATTTTTCAATGTCATCAATTGGGATGAGGTCGCAAAACGATATGCCGACAACAAATAG
- a CDS encoding PfkB family carbohydrate kinase has protein sequence MGKLLIVGTLAFDAIETPFGKTDKILGGAATFIGLAAAQFEIASAIVSVVGDDFPESYLDLLKDRNIDLSGVEIVQGGKTFFWKGKYQNDLNTRDTLVTELNTLADFKPVVPDNFKDADVVMLGNLHPSIQMSVIDQMTERPKLIVLDTMNFWMDNTWDELMQVIGRIDVITINDEEARQMTKEHSLVRAAAKIQEMGPKYVVIKKGEHGALLFHKEQIFFAPALPLEEVFDPTGAGDTFAGGFVGHLAETRNTTFENMKNAVIHGSNLASFCVEKFGTERMQQLKKDEVNHRLLQFKELTQFNIELEQPHAL, from the coding sequence ATGGGCAAACTCTTGATTGTAGGCACCTTGGCCTTTGATGCCATTGAAACGCCTTTTGGAAAAACCGATAAAATTTTGGGGGGCGCCGCAACCTTTATAGGCTTGGCCGCTGCTCAGTTCGAAATAGCCTCTGCCATTGTATCGGTAGTCGGAGACGATTTTCCCGAATCGTATCTCGACCTGTTGAAAGACCGAAACATTGACCTGTCAGGGGTCGAAATCGTACAAGGAGGGAAAACGTTCTTTTGGAAAGGCAAATACCAAAACGACCTGAACACCCGAGATACACTGGTGACCGAATTGAACACCCTGGCCGATTTCAAACCGGTGGTGCCCGACAATTTCAAGGATGCCGATGTGGTAATGCTCGGCAACCTTCACCCAAGCATACAGATGAGCGTCATCGACCAAATGACAGAACGGCCAAAACTTATCGTTCTCGATACCATGAACTTTTGGATGGACAATACTTGGGATGAGCTGATGCAGGTCATTGGAAGAATCGACGTCATCACCATCAACGATGAAGAGGCCCGGCAGATGACCAAAGAGCATTCGTTGGTGCGTGCTGCGGCCAAGATTCAAGAAATGGGCCCCAAATATGTGGTCATCAAAAAAGGTGAGCATGGCGCCCTATTGTTTCATAAAGAACAAATATTTTTTGCCCCTGCCCTGCCGCTCGAAGAAGTGTTCGATCCAACAGGGGCGGGCGACACTTTTGCCGGTGGTTTTGTCGGGCACCTGGCAGAAACGAGAAACACCACCTTTGAAAATATGAAGAACGCGGTGATACACGGCTCAAACCTTGCCTCTTTCTGTGTTGAAAAATTCGGCACAGAACGAATGCAGCAACTGAAAAAAGACGAAGTCAATCATAGACTGTTGCAGTTTAAAGAATTGACACAGTTCAATATTGAGTTAGAACAACCCCATGCCCTGTAG
- the kbl gene encoding glycine C-acetyltransferase: MYGKIKDHLQNELEEIKNAGLFKKERIITSPQDAVIKISTGQEVINFCANNYLGLSSHPEVIAAAKATLDSHGFGMSSVRFICGTQDIHKELEAKIAQFYGTEDTILYAAAFDANGGVFEPLLTADDAIISDSLNHASIIDGVRLCKAKRYRYANNDMADLENQLKQAVEDGARFKIIVTDGVFSMDGLLAPLDKICNLAEKYDALVMVDECHAAGFIGETGRGTLEEKGVMGRVDIVTGTLGKALGGAMGGYTTGRKEIIEMLRQRSRPYLFSNSLAPTIVGASIKVFEMLENDTKLRDTLQQNTEYFKKGMKEAGFDIIDGDSAIVPVMLYDAKLSQQMADMLLEKGIYVIGFFYPVVPKGKARIRVQLSAAHTKEHLDKAINAFTEVGKALNVV, translated from the coding sequence ATGTACGGAAAGATCAAAGACCATCTTCAGAATGAATTGGAAGAAATAAAGAATGCCGGGCTGTTCAAGAAAGAACGCATCATTACTTCGCCCCAAGATGCGGTCATCAAGATTTCGACCGGCCAAGAAGTCATCAATTTTTGTGCTAACAATTATCTGGGCCTCTCATCGCACCCAGAAGTGATAGCAGCTGCCAAGGCCACATTGGACTCACATGGTTTTGGCATGTCGTCGGTACGCTTCATCTGTGGCACCCAAGACATCCACAAAGAGCTTGAAGCCAAAATTGCACAGTTCTACGGCACAGAGGATACCATTTTGTATGCCGCTGCCTTTGATGCGAACGGTGGGGTGTTCGAGCCGCTTTTAACGGCAGACGACGCCATTATTTCAGATTCGCTCAACCACGCTTCAATCATCGATGGGGTACGCCTGTGCAAGGCCAAGCGGTATCGGTATGCCAACAATGATATGGCCGATCTTGAAAACCAGCTGAAACAGGCCGTGGAAGATGGGGCAAGGTTTAAGATCATTGTCACCGATGGCGTGTTTTCAATGGATGGATTGTTGGCCCCACTCGACAAAATCTGTAATCTGGCCGAAAAATATGATGCCCTTGTAATGGTAGATGAATGTCATGCTGCCGGCTTTATCGGTGAAACAGGTCGCGGCACCCTAGAGGAAAAAGGGGTCATGGGCCGTGTTGACATTGTTACGGGCACCCTTGGCAAGGCCCTGGGTGGTGCCATGGGCGGCTACACAACAGGCCGAAAAGAGATTATTGAAATGCTTCGCCAGCGATCAAGGCCATATCTGTTCTCAAACTCCCTGGCTCCCACCATTGTTGGTGCTTCCATCAAGGTTTTTGAAATGCTCGAGAACGACACCAAGTTGCGCGACACCCTTCAACAGAACACAGAATACTTCAAAAAGGGTATGAAAGAAGCCGGATTTGACATTATTGACGGTGACTCGGCAATCGTACCCGTAATGCTGTACGATGCTAAACTCTCCCAACAAATGGCCGATATGTTACTTGAAAAGGGCATCTATGTGATCGGTTTTTTCTATCCGGTTGTGCCAAAGGGAAAGGCCCGTATAAGGGTGCAGTTGTCGGCGGCCCATACCAAAGAACATCTTGATAAGGCCATAAACGCATTTACCGAAGTTGGAAAGGCTTTAAATGTCGTTTAA